In the Setaria italica strain Yugu1 chromosome VI, Setaria_italica_v2.0, whole genome shotgun sequence genome, one interval contains:
- the LOC101762614 gene encoding uncharacterized protein LOC101762614: protein MYATKPLSLFKSHPEAASRPPPEGRNSGYLVVKVPDDDGDDGETCCWGTCGGTRVRDLPFPQNRVLTVRYTEQHGESSTTYADAVVFVPVPDQPLASNRYYPVIAAGRRRGLVRACSREEDMVPCCFCRCISDVEPRPFDPADIYQQIEIVPRRRGRFTARAVAPDGFPYFLYRKKGWRVYASKPKDFELGEARGLDAALRSRQLPDAAILDAFPAATNTAAVGKWYSPFFVVIEGGVAPREQMERSAFYEVTLEQRWEPVHAHAAGVSKLASNRALIGGSVEAKQEVGSSGNGDGYVWFRAAATGQRIGVCTSVWERMRWEEYRGGWVDEEEDAGRLAGGSVLVERFVVKRLDGSVVVAFDFAHLNKFRSKQL from the coding sequence ATGTACGCGACCAAGCCGCTGTCCCTGTTCAAGAGCCACCCGGAGGCGGCGTCCCGGCCGCCACCGGAGGGCCGGAACTCCGGCTACCTCGTGGTGAAGgtccccgacgacgacggcgacgacggcgagacTTGCTGCTGGGGCACATGCGGCGGGACGCGCGTCCGTGACCTCCCGTTCCCGCAGAACCGCGTGCTCACCGTGCGGTACACGGAGCAACACGGCGAGAGCAGCACCACCTACGCCGACGCCGTCGTGTTCGTCCCCGTCCCCGACCAGCCGCTCGCGTCCAACCGCTACTACCCCgtcatcgccgccggccggcgcaggGGCCTCGTCAGGGCGTGCTCTCGCGAGGAGGACATGGTCCCGTGCTGCTTCTGCCGGTGCATCAGCGACGTCGAGCCCCGGCCGTTCGACCCGGCGGACATCTACCAGCAGATCGAGATCGTGccgcgccggcgggggcggttCACGGCGAGGGCCGTCGCCCCCGATGGCTTCCCGTACTTCCTCTACCGCAAGAAGGGCTGGCGCGTGTACGCGTCCAAGCCCAAGGACTTCGAGCTCGGCGAGGCGCGGGGCCTCGACGCCGCCCTCCGGTCCCGCCAGCTCCCCGACGCCGCCATCCTCGACGCGTTCCCGGCGGCGACCAACACGGCTGCCGTCGGGAAATGGTACTCCCCGTTCTTCGTCGTCATAGAAGGCGGCGTCGCGCCGCGCGAGCAGATGGAGCGCAGCGCGTTCTACGAGGTGACGCTGGAACAGCGCTGGGAGCCGGTGCacgcgcacgccgccggcgTCTCGAAGCTGGCCAGCAACAGGGCGCTCATCGGTGGGAGCGTGGAAGCGAAGCAGGAGGTGGGGAGCTCGGGGAACGGCGACGGGTACGTGTGGTttagggcggcggcgacgggacaGAGGATCGGTGTGTGCACGAGCGTGTGGGAGAGGATGCGGTGGGAGGAGTACAGGGGCGGgtgggtggacgaggaggaggacgccgggaGGCTTGCCGGCGGATCGGTGCTGGTGGAGAGGTTCGTGGTGAAGAGGCTGGATGGCAGTGTGGTT